The following are from one region of the Moritella sp. 24 genome:
- a CDS encoding 4'-phosphopantetheinyl transferase superfamily protein, producing the protein MNSTSTDKLTLATNEIHLWSVDPKTIQQPELLHAYSQLLSPEETVKQQRFRFEKDRHSALITRAFVRDLLSRYANVSPADWMFVKGAKDKPEIVNPPLPLRFNISHTDSMIICAVMLNDDIGCDVENTSRTSDVLSIAKYSFADVEVNDLLTQPKQRQVSRFFDYWTLKESYIKAWGLGLSIPLKDFSFTLSDNHQQENTDCIRNIKLSFAAHRIDDANIWRSWLFYPNKIHRVALSVRAKTNNQNTDYKMRFFNSIPLIKSTETTRFSPELHA; encoded by the coding sequence GTGAATTCAACATCTACAGATAAACTCACATTAGCCACGAATGAAATTCACCTGTGGTCAGTAGACCCGAAAACAATCCAGCAGCCTGAATTATTACATGCTTACAGCCAGTTATTATCGCCAGAAGAAACGGTAAAACAGCAACGTTTTCGTTTTGAAAAAGACCGTCATAGCGCACTCATCACCCGCGCTTTTGTCCGCGATCTATTATCACGTTATGCAAATGTCTCACCCGCTGATTGGATGTTCGTAAAAGGCGCCAAAGATAAACCAGAGATTGTAAATCCTCCCCTACCATTGCGCTTTAATATCAGCCACACCGATAGCATGATCATTTGTGCTGTGATGCTGAATGATGATATCGGTTGTGATGTTGAAAATACCAGCCGTACAAGCGATGTATTAAGTATTGCGAAGTATTCATTTGCTGATGTTGAAGTAAATGATTTACTTACTCAACCTAAACAGCGACAAGTGAGCCGTTTCTTTGATTATTGGACATTAAAAGAATCTTATATCAAGGCATGGGGCTTAGGTTTATCAATTCCGTTAAAAGACTTTAGTTTTACTCTTTCGGATAACCACCAGCAGGAAAATACTGACTGTATTAGGAACATCAAGTTAAGTTTTGCTGCTCACCGCATTGATGATGCCAACATCTGGCGCAGCTGGTTATTTTATCCAAATAAGATTCACCGAGTCGCCCTGTCAGTTCGTGCAAAGACGAATAATCAAAACACGGATTACAAGATGCGATTTTTTAATTCAATACCACTCATTAAAAGTACTGAAACGACTCGTTTTAGCCCTGAGTTACACGCTTAA